A single region of the Palaeococcus ferrophilus DSM 13482 genome encodes:
- a CDS encoding S9 family peptidase, translating to MAKGLTEKDLGKFKLVGNVAVFRRKLVFQVTEINVEKDDYFSRLYLYDGRRVKPFTSGKKDTNPRFSPDGKLVAFTSKRDKESKEAELYVIPTDGGEARLLAKFKYGIRNLRFTEDGKGIAVVTQIDIEKKPKDDVHIIKELPFWFNGVGFVYGKRSVVYLVDVESGKKKRITPKNLDVGQIRFHKGKLYFTAQEDRERKPMVSDLYVLEGRKAKRLTQGKWSISDFIPLEDGTFILKANTRERGIPTNTHIYHYNPETGEMKKLTRDLDRSAYNSLNCDVRGAQRAELVFRDGWVYYIATDGPRANLFRVNLDGKIERVIGGDRSVESFAIGDYIAFTAQDAVTPLELYILRDGKEKKVTDFNGWIRGYTLSKPEHFTVKASDGVEIDAWVMKPVDFEPGKKYPAVLEIHGGPKTAYGYSFMHEFHVLTAKGFAVIFSNPRGSDGYGEEFADIREHYGERDYQDIMEVVDEAAKRFDFIDPERIGVTGGSYGGFMTNWIVGHTNRFKAAVTQRSISNWTSFFGTTDIGYFFAPDQVGGDPWSNTEGYWEKSPLKYAPNVETPLLIIHSMEDYRCWLPEALQFFTALKYLGKTVELALFPGENHDLSRGGKPKHRVKRLELIAGWMERWLKG from the coding sequence ATGGCGAAGGGTCTGACCGAGAAAGACCTCGGAAAGTTCAAGCTCGTGGGAAACGTAGCAGTGTTCAGAAGAAAGCTTGTTTTCCAGGTGACAGAGATAAACGTTGAAAAGGACGACTACTTCTCAAGGCTCTACCTCTACGACGGCAGAAGGGTTAAGCCCTTCACCTCCGGAAAGAAGGACACCAACCCACGCTTCTCACCGGATGGTAAGCTCGTAGCGTTTACATCGAAGCGCGATAAGGAGAGCAAAGAGGCAGAACTCTACGTCATCCCCACGGACGGCGGCGAGGCGAGGCTTTTAGCTAAGTTCAAGTACGGAATAAGGAACCTCCGCTTCACAGAGGACGGGAAGGGCATAGCGGTCGTAACTCAGATAGACATAGAGAAGAAGCCCAAGGATGACGTCCACATCATCAAGGAGCTCCCCTTCTGGTTCAACGGCGTCGGATTTGTTTACGGGAAGAGAAGCGTCGTTTATCTCGTTGACGTCGAGAGCGGAAAGAAGAAGCGTATAACACCTAAAAACCTCGATGTTGGCCAGATCCGCTTCCACAAGGGCAAACTCTACTTCACCGCCCAGGAAGACCGCGAGAGGAAGCCAATGGTTAGCGACCTCTACGTTCTCGAAGGGAGGAAAGCCAAGAGGCTCACGCAGGGCAAGTGGAGCATCTCAGACTTCATACCGCTGGAAGACGGAACCTTCATCCTCAAGGCCAACACGCGCGAGCGCGGAATACCAACGAACACCCACATCTACCACTACAACCCTGAGACGGGAGAAATGAAGAAGTTGACGAGAGACCTCGACAGATCAGCCTACAACTCCCTCAACTGCGACGTTAGGGGAGCCCAAAGGGCCGAGCTCGTCTTTAGGGATGGCTGGGTCTACTACATAGCTACCGACGGCCCGAGGGCGAACCTCTTCAGAGTTAACCTCGACGGCAAGATAGAGCGCGTTATCGGCGGAGACAGGAGTGTCGAGAGCTTTGCCATCGGAGACTACATAGCTTTCACCGCCCAGGACGCGGTTACGCCGCTTGAGCTCTACATCCTCCGCGACGGAAAGGAGAAGAAGGTAACCGACTTCAACGGCTGGATTAGGGGGTACACTCTCTCGAAGCCGGAGCACTTCACGGTTAAAGCCAGCGACGGCGTTGAGATTGATGCGTGGGTTATGAAGCCGGTGGACTTTGAGCCGGGCAAGAAGTACCCAGCCGTTTTAGAGATCCACGGCGGACCGAAGACGGCCTACGGCTACTCCTTCATGCACGAGTTCCACGTTCTAACGGCTAAGGGCTTCGCGGTGATATTCTCCAACCCACGCGGAAGCGACGGCTACGGAGAGGAGTTCGCCGACATAAGGGAGCACTACGGGGAGAGGGATTACCAGGACATAATGGAGGTCGTGGACGAAGCGGCAAAGAGGTTCGACTTCATAGACCCCGAGAGGATAGGGGTAACCGGCGGCTCCTACGGCGGCTTCATGACGAACTGGATAGTCGGTCACACCAACCGCTTCAAGGCCGCGGTGACCCAGCGCTCGATATCGAACTGGACGAGCTTCTTTGGAACGACGGACATCGGCTACTTCTTCGCGCCCGACCAAGTTGGTGGCGACCCGTGGAGCAACACCGAGGGCTACTGGGAGAAGAGCCCGCTGAAGTACGCGCCGAACGTCGAGACTCCACTCCTCATAATTCACAGCATGGAGGACTACCGCTGCTGGCTTCCTGAGGCCCTGCAGTTCTTCACCGCTCTCAAGTACCTCGGCAAAACCGTCGAGCTCGCCCTATTCCCAGGTGAGAACCACGACCTCAGCAGGGGCGGGAAGCCGAAGCACAGGGTTAAGAGGCTTGAGCTTATAGCCGGGTGGATGGAGAGGTGGTTGAAGGGGTGA